The genomic window ACGGCGCAAGACCAAGTGGATGCGCAGGATGACCTTATCCGGTCACAGAACAGCTTGACCTCCGCGCTCATCACGCATACCCTTGCCCGACTCAGCTTCTGGAGAAACATGGGGATCCTTTACATCAGCCCCGAGGGACTGTGGAAAGAGATCGAATTGCCTCAATAACTGTTTCTGCGATGGGAGTTGTGTGCACGCGCAGTTTTAAAAAACTAGATCTATTTCGCTTTGGACGCTTTATTTCTGTTGCCGTTGCCATTCTTATGGGCTTCTACGACACGATCGCTTTCCAAATACGCAACGTGTTTGTTCAGCGCATTCAGGTACGCGTGGATGGCCGCCTCAACGATATCTGTGCTGACACCGTTACCACGGTATAAACGGTCGTCGAAACGAACCATGACGTAGGCTTCACCCAAGGCGTCTTTACCTGGCGTGGTCGCGCGGATTTCGAATTGTTCCAGTCTGCCGGTGAGCCCTGCGATCTTTTCGATGGCTTTACAAGCGGCATCAACAGGACCGTCACCGGTGGCGGTTTCTGTATCGACCTGATCGCCGTGGCGCAGTTTCACCAACGCAACAGTAGGATCCACGCCGGAAGCACGCAATTGTTCCAGATAATAGGTTTCCAGTCCTTTATCATACATTCCGACAATGAGCATACGCAGATCATCTGTATAGACTTCTTTTTTCTTGTCCGCCAGATCAATGAACAGATCATAGAGCTGATCAATTTCTTCTTCGGTCAAGTCAAAGCCCAGATCCTCACTGCGTTTGGCTAAACCGGCACGCCCGGAATGTTTGCCCAGTACGAGATCGCTCCGCTCACGACCCACCGATTCAGGGGTCATAATTTCGTAGGTTTTGGCATGAGCGAGCATTCCATGTTGGTGGATGCCGGATTCATGGGCGAAAGCGTTGCGTCCCACAATCGGTTTGTTGAAGGGGATGGTCAGCCCCGTGATCATGCTCAACACGGTGCTTGACGAGGTAATTTCTTTTTTGTTGATACCGCATTCGAAGGGGAACTGATCTGAGCGTGTATGGATTGCCATGACCAATTCTTCGAGCGCCGTATTTCCTGCCCGTTCGCCGATGCCATTGACAGTACATTCAATTTGTCGTGCTCCGCCCTGGATGGCGGCAAGTGCATTGGCAACTGCCAAGCCCAGATCATTATGGTTGTGGGAGGAAAAAATGACTTTATCTGCGCCGGCCGCGTTGGCGATGACATAGCGGAACATTTCCCGAATCTCGTCGGGTGTGGTATAGCCCACCGTATCGGGCAGATTAATAACATCTGCGCCCGCTTCAATAACGGCGGAAACGACTTCAACCAAGAAATCGGGGTTGGACCGGGTGGCATCTTCTGCAGAAAATTCAACGCGGGGAAGCAGGCTTTTTGCTAAACGCACGGCAGCAACAGCCGTATCCACGACCTGCGCTTTGCTCATCTTCAGTTTGTATTCCATATGGATGTCAGAAGTAGCCAGAAAGGTGTGCAGTACGGGGCTTCGCGCATGTTCCAGCGCTGCAGCGGCACGTTCAATATCTTTGTTTAACGCACGGGCGAGTGCGGCGACAGAGGACTTTTTAACGGTCTTGGCAACACGCACCACACCGTCAAACTCATCTTGCGATGCGATGGGGAAACCGGCTTCAAGAACGTCTACACCGAGACGGTCCAGTTGTTGTGCCATTTGGATTTTAGCGTTCACATCCATGCTCGCGCCGGGAGACTGCTCGCCATCTCTCAGGGTAGTATCAAAAAGATAAATTCGGTTCGACATAAGACCTTTTCTCCGTTATATAAAGGGAATATTATGGGTTATTGAATGGGGTTGGTTGGGATAGAACTGAAAAGTACGTCAGCCGTCCGGCAGATGAAGAAAAGGATGGGCCCGTTTAACAGGAGTCATCTCGGGTTGATTCGCAATAGATACACTCCGAGATACAGGTTATTAGGGTTGGTTCCGGCCTTTCCCGCCCTGCCGGATCAAAGAAGTTGGTGGCCCGGGCGATTGTTACGCGCATGTTTTGCGTAGTCGCCGGGCGCTGGCACCTCCGAACCCCACACAGAAAACACATGGGCAAACACGTCGGCTTGACCACCGTGTACCACTTTATTTTCTGTTTTTCTCATTGGGGATTTTCCTGTGACAGTTAAATAAACACTTCCTCAATAGCATCAGACATAGTCAGTATACCATGAAAAGCCCTTGAACTTCATC from Candidatus Hydrogenedentota bacterium includes these protein-coding regions:
- a CDS encoding 2-isopropylmalate synthase, which encodes MSNRIYLFDTTLRDGEQSPGASMDVNAKIQMAQQLDRLGVDVLEAGFPIASQDEFDGVVRVAKTVKKSSVAALARALNKDIERAAAALEHARSPVLHTFLATSDIHMEYKLKMSKAQVVDTAVAAVRLAKSLLPRVEFSAEDATRSNPDFLVEVVSAVIEAGADVINLPDTVGYTTPDEIREMFRYVIANAAGADKVIFSSHNHNDLGLAVANALAAIQGGARQIECTVNGIGERAGNTALEELVMAIHTRSDQFPFECGINKKEITSSSTVLSMITGLTIPFNKPIVGRNAFAHESGIHQHGMLAHAKTYEIMTPESVGRERSDLVLGKHSGRAGLAKRSEDLGFDLTEEEIDQLYDLFIDLADKKKEVYTDDLRMLIVGMYDKGLETYYLEQLRASGVDPTVALVKLRHGDQVDTETATGDGPVDAACKAIEKIAGLTGRLEQFEIRATTPGKDALGEAYVMVRFDDRLYRGNGVSTDIVEAAIHAYLNALNKHVAYLESDRVVEAHKNGNGNRNKASKAK